The Rhizoctonia solani chromosome 4, complete sequence genome contains a region encoding:
- a CDS encoding actin, with protein MSAEYDDVLTNQPVVIDNGSGTMKAGFAGQDHPKCFFPSFVGRPKHPRVMAGALEGDTFIGRRAQEYRGLLKIKYPIEHGIVTDWDDMERIWSWVYTEELGTLSEEHPVLLTEAPLNPRANRDVAAQIFFDTFNVPALYTSVQAVLSLYASGRTTGIVLDSGDGVTHAVPVFEGFSMPHAIRRVDVAGRDVTDHLQLLLRKAGHNLHTTAEREVVRTIKEKCCYVALNPAKEEKEVGGRWEEFKLPDGNAVQLGPERFKAPEILFNPELIGQEYAGVHQVVVDSVNRVDLDLRKNLFTNIVLSGGSTLCKGFGDRLLNEVKKLALKDVKIKIYAPPERKYSTWIGGSILAGLSTFKKMWISAEEYQEDPDIIHKKSNF; from the exons ATGTCGGCAGAGTATGATGATGTATTGACCAACCAGCCTGTTGTTATCGACAAT GGGTCGGGAACTATGAAAGCTGGATTTGCAGGCCAAGATCATCCAAAGTGCTTCTTCCCTTCTTT CGTCGGTCGACCAAAACACCCGCGCGTAATGGCTGGCGCGCTCGAAGGCGACACATTTATTGGCCGACGAGCTCAAGAATATAGAGGCCTACTTAAGATTAAATATCCAATTGAACACGGAATTGTCACCGATTGGGATGATATGGAGAGGATATGGAGCTGGGTTTATACTGAGGAATTAGGCACTCTGAGTGAGGAG CACCCTGTACTATTAACTGAAGCACCACTCAATCCTCGCGCGAACCGAGACGTTGCCGCCCAAATCTTTTTCGACACGTTTAATGTACCAGCATTATACACTAGCGTCCAGGCCGTCCTTAGCTT GTATGCATCTGGCCGAACGACGGGAATAGTACTTGACTCGGGGGATGGTGTCACCCACGCGGTCCCCGTTTTTGAGGGATTCTCGATGCCCCACGCGATCCGAAGGGTGGATGTCGCCGGGCG AGATGTCACAGACCACCTTCAGCTCCTACTACGGAAAGCCGGACACAACCTACACACTACAGCTGAGCGCGAGGTCGTAAGGACAATAAAGGAAAAGTGTTGTTACGTTGCATTGAACCCTGCGAAAGAGGAAAAGGAAGTTGGAGGCAGATGGGAAGAATTTAAGCTACCGGACGGGAACGCGGTGCAG CTGGGACCCGAGCGATTCAAAGCACCAGAAATATTATTTAATCCTGAGTTAATTGGACAAGAGTACGCAGGGGTACACCAAGTAGTGGTGGACTCCGTGAACCGAGTGGATCTCGATTTACGAAAGAATCTATTTACGAACATCGTGCTGAGCGGGGGTTCGACACTGTGCAAAG GGTTCGGAGATCGATTACTGAACGAGGTGAAGAAACTTGCATTGAAAGATGTGAAGATTAAGATTTATGCGCCTCCGGAACGAAAATATTCTACATGGATTGGAGGATCTATTTTGGCTGGATTGAGTACGTTCAAAAAG ATGTGGATCAGCGCAGAAGAGTACCAAGAAGACCCGGATATCATCCACAAAAAATCGAATTTCTAG
- a CDS encoding 2-dehydropantoate 2-reductase, whose protein sequence is MSQQDRFLVFGLGGIGAGLRITVLYSAILKSISKKASPHLMFVSSSNAQGTDVWTYVLVATKALLNSSPSLPELLEPFVTEEVTTIVMIQNGVGIEASTPLPTHTLPARHHLTDRLRDLDRSYSKVELLDNIQQRRWEKVTWNCAWNSLTALTNTNTLEWLTSSSDAEALSRDVMKEVITVAQGLGLNISFDLIDTLMDRVSGKPLISSMQVDAANNRPMETEVIIGTPLRKARELGISTPILRTLYALLISKEKKYLGSP, encoded by the exons ATGAGCCAGCAAGATCGCTTTTTGGTTTTCGGTCTTGGCGG AATTGGAGCG GGACTCAGAATAACCGTTCTGTATTCGGCGATTCTCAAGTCAATTTCGAAAAAGGCAAGTCCTCATTTGATGT TCGTTTCTAGCTCGAATGCACAAGGTACAGATGTATGGACATATGTGCTTGTCGCTACCAAAGCCCTCTTGAACTCGTCGCCGTCACTACCCGAGCTTCTCGAACCATTTGTAACTGAAGAAGTGACGACGATCGTCATGATCCAGAACGGCGTGGGTATCGAGGCAAGTACCCCCCTCCCCACACACACACTGCCAGCACGTCATCATTTGACTGATAGG CTGCGTG ACTTGGATCGGAGCTACTCAA AAGTCGAATTACTCGACAATATCCAACAGCGAAGATGGGAGAAAGTCACATG GAATTGCGCATGGAACAGCCTGACTGCGTTGACCAATACAAACACCCTTGAATGGTTGACATCTTCGTCCGACGCCGAAGCACTATCGCGGGATGTTATGAAGGAGGTTATTACAGTAGCACAG GGTCTCGGACTGAATATTTCGTTTGATCTAATAGACACGCTCATGGATCGAGTCTCTGGCAAACCATTGATCAGTTCAATGCAAGTTGACGCCGCGAACAACAGACCGATGGAGACGGAG GTCATCATTGGGACTCCTTTGCGCAAGGCACGAGAGCTTGGCATCTCAACGCCGATCCTGAGAACTTTATATGCGCTGCTGATCTCAAAGGAGAAGAAGTACCTTGGTTCTCCTTGA
- a CDS encoding ribosomal protein S24e has translation MRNAGRSDAPVTLRTRKFITNRLLQRRQFVLDVLHPNRPNVSKAELSEKLASIYKTNKTQVVTFGFKTVFGGGRSTGFGLIYDSEEAQRKFEPRYRLVRSGLETKIEKASRKLRKERKNRSKKFRGTKKTKAAEPQKKGK, from the exons ATGAGAAATGCTGGAAGA TCGGACGCACCTGTGACCCTCCGCACCCGCAAATTCATTACCAACCGTCTCCTCCAGAGGCGTCAATTCGTATTGGACGTCCTCCACCCCAACAGGCCCAATGTCTCCAAGGCCGAACTCTCCGAGAAGCTTGCT TCCATCTACAAAACCAACAAGACCCAAGTGGTCACTTTCGGATTCAAGACTGTCTTTGGTGGTGGACGCAGCACCGGTTTCGGCTTGATCTACGACTCTGAGGAGGCCCAGAGGAAATTCGAGCCCAGGTACAGGCTGGTACGG TCCGGTCTCGAGACCAAGATCGAGAAGGCTTCGCGTAAGCTGCGCAAGGAACGCAAGAACAGGTCAAAGAAG TTCCGCGGCACCAAAAAGACCAAGGCCGCCGAGCCCCAAAAGAAGGGCAAGTAA
- a CDS encoding carbohydrate esterase family 10 protein — MSKSEEEECAHKLKETGKRLMLSCIQVGSNLDLGHGVISEPIIGASHTIVTIDKAVRVGFQLGEDAAQALHRVFYPS, encoded by the exons ATGTCCAAgtccgaggaagaggaatGTGCACACAAGCTGAAGGAGACAGGAAAAAGGTTGATGTTGTCGTGTATCCAGGTGGGTAGCAACCTTGATTTGGGCCACGGCGTCATTTCGGAGCCGATTATAGGAGCATCTCATACAATAGTGACAATAGACAAG GCTGTTCGGGTTGGGTTTCAACTGGGAGAAGATGCTGCTCAAGCGCTACATAGAGTATTCTATCCTTCGTAG
- a CDS encoding CHAT domain protein has protein sequence MDELDYETLWEQATSHCEQFQQLGTLTDLEKAIGACYGTRFQGLGDFDDLKKSIECSVRALDLTPDDDPGLPVQLGNLAVSYIGRYHQEDPPDRHAALGSLYTERYRQRKEFDDLEKSIKHCSRALALTPEGHPKLSDRHADLAAAYNEKFRRTRELEHLEKSIEHGSRALALTLDGHPKLSDWHGNLGVLYNDSYRYTGRLDELEKSIEHCDHALALTTDGDPNLSDWHSTLGKVDRTFFLRTRAHSQWHPHLHYRHFELGVSYVDRYRRVGEVLDLEKAVEHCSCALALTPEGHPDLPGRHSYLGTSYGIRYGRLGRLEDVEKAIEHFSSALALTPNGHAELPDRHAALGVSYGDRYRRTGELDELDKSIEHRSRALELTPDDHPGLPRRHADLGVSYTDRYRRMGEIDDLEKAIECDSCALALTFDIDPDLPRRHAALGRSYRHRYDRTRDLADLENIIKHDSRALALTPEDHPDLADRHNALGLAYSDLYRHVGGLEDLERSIQHFSRAFSLTLRDHPDLPHRHAALGMSYEDRYLRMGQKEDLEKSNEHLSLALALTTEGHPDLPLRHCQKAISCHLQYQRTHDSSYLDSSLASFRKASQLSSGGPRGVFDYALRWANLASMHEYLNPFEAFRVTIDLLPHFIWLGATTTQRYEDLLLAENIAVRAASAAIQSSEYDIALEWLEHARCVVWNQTLMLRSPLDDLAESHPALAAQLQSVSNQLNLANSRSPTSDSGFEPPEIRHRLAREYEGLLSQTRTLPGFENFLQPTKVNDLMRSARNGPVVVINCHETRCDALIIMPGEDHVRHIALASLTEQKMRDTCSEMEKLLQFQGLRQRGPRRPLQEQVQDVGPILAVLWYDIVKPVLDHLGYTNNDSTENLPHITWCPTGAVSFLPLHAAGDYEQPRSRVFDYAISSYTPTLAALLSSTPTAPNRTPRVLAIGQTGTPGCTPLPGTNTELSHVKARMEGKAEYSQLIDDQATTQVVLDAMEQHDWVHLACHAHQSAADPTSSGFFLHDGTLDLVAINRRSFKNKGLAFLSACQTATGDEQLPDEAIHLASGMLMAGYPSVIATMWSVMDEDAPFVADRVYAQLMESGMIGNGEAGRALHGAVAALRNEVGEKNFARWVPYIHIGS, from the exons ATGGACGAATTAG ACTATGAAACCCTATGGGAGCAGGCAACATCCCACTGCGAACAGTTTCAGCAGCTCGGAACACTGACTGATCTTGAAAAGGCAATCG GGGCATGTTACGGTACCAGGTTTCAGGGGCTCGGAGACTTTGACGACCTGAAAAAATCGATCGAATGCTCTGTTCGTGCGCTAGATCTGACTCCTGATGATGATCCTGGTTTACCAGTGCAGCTGGGTAATTTAGCTGTATCATACATTGGGCGATATCA CCAAGAGGATCCGCCAGACCGTCATGCTGCCCTAGGATCCTTATATACCGAGCGATATCGACAAAGGAAGGAGTTTGATGACCTCGAAAAATCGATCAAACACTGTTCTCGCGCACTTGCACTCACTCCCGAGGGCCATCCAAAACTGTCCGATCGGCATGCGGATCTAGCCGCAGCATACAACGAAAAGTTTCGGCGTACAAGAGAACTCGAACATCTCGAGAAATCAATCGAACACGGCTCTCGCGCGCTCGCACTCACTCTCGACGGCCATCCCAAATTATCTGATTGGCATGGTAATCTGGGGGTGCTGTATAACGACAGTTATCGATACACAGGAAGGCTAGACGAGCTTGAAAAGTCAATCGAGCATTGTGATCATGCACTCGCGCTCACTACAGACGGCGACCCCAACTTATCAGACTGGCACAGCACCCTAGG AAAAGTCGATCGAACATTCTTCCTGCGCACTCGCGCTCACTCCCAATGGCATCCGCATTTGCACTATCGGCATTTTGAACTAGGGGTATCCTATGTCGATCGGTATCGCCGGGTAGGAGAAGTTCTCGACCTCGAGAAAGCGGTAGAACACTGCTCTTGCGCACTCGCACTTACTCCCGAGGGCCACCCGGACCTGCCAGGACGCCATTCTTATCTAGGGACTTCGTATGGGATTCGATATGGGCGTCTAGGAAGACTCGAGGACGTCGAGAAAGCCATCGAACACTTTTCCAGTGCACTTGCACTCACTCCCAACGGGCACGCAGAGTTGCCAGACCGGCATGCTGCTCTAGGCGTCTCATACGGTGATCGATATAGGCGCACGGGAGAGCTCGACGAACTCGACAAATCAATTGAGCACAGATCTCGTGCGCTCGAACTTACTCCCGATGACCACCCGGGTCTTCCACGCCGACATGCTGATCtaggagtgtcatacactgatcgatatcgacgcatgggAGAAATCGACGACCTCGAAAAAGCCATCGAATGCGACTCTTGTGCACTTGCGCTCACCTTTGATATCGACCCAGACTTGCCGCGCCGACATGCTGCTCTTGGACGGTCATATAGGCATCGATATGACCGCACGAGAGATTTAGCTGACCTTGAGAATATCATCAAGCACGACTCTCGTGCGCTTGCTCTCACTCCTGAAGACCACCCGGACCTAGCAGACAGACATAATGCTCTTGGGTTGGCATATAGCGATCTCTATCGGCACGTGGGAGGACTCGAAGACCTCGAGAGGTCGATTCAACACTTCTCTCGGGCGTTTTCACTCACTCTGAGAGACCATCCCGATCTGCCACACCGCCATGCCGCTCTGGGTATGTCATACGAGGATCGATATCTACGTATGGGACAAAAGGAGGACCTCGAGAAATCGAATGAACACTTGTCTCTTGCGCTTGCACTCACTACAGAAGGCCATCCAGATTTGCCCTTGCGACACTGTCAAAAGGCCATATCCTGCCACCTCCAATATCAACGTACACACGACTCGTCTTATTTGGACTCCTCCCTCGCTTCCTTCCGTAAGGCCTCTCAGCTTTCGAGTGGAGGGCCACGcggtgtctttgattatgctCTACGCTGGGCGAATCTTGCATCTATGCATGAATATCTCAACCCGTTTGAAGCGTTCCGAGTCACAATCGATCTTCTGCCTCATTTCATTTGGCTTGGCGCCACTACCACCCAGCGTTACGAGGACCTGTTACTGGCCGAAAACATAGCAGTCCGAGCCGCCTCTGCTGCCATCCAGTCCTCTGAATATGATATAGCACTCGAATGGCTCGAGCATGCCCGATGTGTTGTGTGGAACCAGACCCTTATGCTTCGATCTCCTCTGGACGATCTTGCGGAATCCCACCCGGCGCTCGCCGCCCAGCTTCAGTCAGTCTCCAATCAGTTGAATCTCGCCAATTCCAGGTCTCCGACATCAGATTCAGGCTTTGAGCCTCCAGAAATTCGACATCGTTTGGCCAGGGAATATGAGGGCCTCTTGTCACAAACACGCACGTTGCCCGGGTTCGAGAACTTCCTCCAGCCGACAAAAGTCAACGACCTGATGCGCTCTGCTCGGAACGGCCCCGTTGTTGTCATCAACTGCCATGAAACTCGTTGCGATGCACTTATAATAATGCCTGGCGAAGACCACGTCCGCCATATTGCTCTTGCCAGCCTTACTGAGCAGAAAATGCGAGACACTTGCTCAGAAATGGAGAAATTGCTACAATTCCAGGGACTTCGACAGCGCGGACCCAGGCGTCCATTACAGGAGCAAGTACAAGACGTTGGTCCCATACTTGCCGTTCTTTGGTACGACATTGTCAAGCCCGTACTTGATCACCTGGGATACACG AACAATGATTCTACAGAAAATCTTCCGCATATAACATGGTGCCCTACTGGTGCAGTCTCATTCCTTCCGTTACATGCCGCCGGGGACTATGAACAACCACGGTCAAGAGTGTTCGACTATGCTATATCTTCCTACACCCCAACGCTTGCTGCTCTACTCTCGTCTACTCCGACCGCACCGAATCGCACCCCTCGAGTACTTGCTATTGGCCAAACAGGCACACCTGGCTGTACTCCATTGCCTGGCACTAATACGGAGCTTTCGCATGTCAAGGCTCGTATGGAAGGTAAAGCAGAGTACTCACAACTCATCGACGATCAAGCCACTACCCAAGTCGTACTTGACGCGATGGAACAGCACGACTGGGTTCATCTCGCTTGCCACGCTCACCAAAGCGCCGCCGATCCAACCAGCAGTGGATTCTTCCTGCACGACGGCACCCTAGACCTCGTTGCCATCAACCGGCGATCGTTCAAGAACAAGGGACTCGCATTTCTGTCCGCCTGCCAGACTGCCACGGGCGACGAACAACTGCCGGACGAAGCGATCCATCTTGCGTCTGGGATGCTGATGGCTGGGTATCCGAGCGTAATCGCGACCATGTGGTCCGTGATGGACGAGGACGCGCCGTTTGTAGCGGACAGGGTGTATGCACAGCTGATGGAGAGTGGTATGATAGGAAATGGAGAGGCCGGGAGGGCGTTGCATGGTGCTGTTGCGGCGCTTCGCAATGAGGTCGGGGAGAAGAACTTTGCGCGATGGGTGCCGTATATTCATATAGGCTCGTAG
- a CDS encoding carbohydrate esterase family 10 protein: MTDPSTFNGPIHPDLIPHLDAEYAAFHSKYLADRPAIHKLPWDPACRAGPINLGGLEPCKVGSVRDLSIPGSPPVNVRVFTPPGEKPGGGWPVLAYFHGGGWVLGNIDTENSFSARTCLTAKCVVVSVDYRLAPEHVFPAAVDDSWAAVEWISDHGAAELDIDPSKIAVGGSSAGGNLSAVVTQRAVQRSPPLPIKFQVLIVPVTDNSVQEDGSSLLPTRHESWVKWKNTTPLTPEKMMWFRENYLPDKSKWTHVDASPLFQSDAEVWSKLPDAWVGVAELDILKSEGEAYAQKLNEAGKKVEVAVYPGAPHSIMAMDEAIRIGFQLGEDAAQALYGVFYPS, encoded by the exons ATGACCGACCCCTCGACCTTCAACGGCCCGATCCATCCAGACCTCATCCCCCACCTCGATGCCGAATACGCTGCATTTCACAGCAAGTACCTGGCTGACCGACCAGCGATCCATAAGCTCCCATGGGACCCCGCATGTCGAGCTGGACCCATCAACCTCGGGGGACTAGAGCCTTGCAAAGTGGGATCTGTCAGGGATTTAAGTATCCCCGGCTCTCCGCCTGTCAACGTGCGTGTATTCACCCCACCCGGCGAGAAACCAGGGGGAGGGTGGCCTGTGTTGGCTTACTTCCATGGAGGAGGCTGGGTTCTGGGAAATATTGATACCGAGAACTCGTTTAGTGCAAGGACATGCCTTA CGGCCAAATGCGTCGTGGTTTCGGTCGACTATCGTCTGGCTCCGGAACATGTTTTTCCGGCCGCTGTCGATGACTCTTGGGCCGCAGTAGAGTGGATCTCCGACCACGGAGCAGCTGAACTAGATATCGACCCCTCGAAAATCGCTGTTGGGGGATCCTCTGC CGGTGGTAACCTCAGTGCTGTTGTAACTCAGCGAGCAGTCCAGCGCTCTCCCCCGCTTCCTATCAAGTTCCAGGTACTGATTGTGCCGGTAACCGATAACAGCGTACAGGAGGATGGGTCATCACTACTTCCAACTCGTCATGAGTCatgggtaaaatggaagaaCACAACACCTCTTACTCCCGAAAAGATGATGTGGTTCAGAGAGAACTACCTTCCTGACAAATCCAAATGGACACACGTAGATGCTTCGCCTCTATTTCAGAGCGACGCTGAGGTATGGAGTAAGCTACCCGACGCATGGGTGGGAGTGGCAGAGTTGGACATCCTAAAATCCGAAGGAGAGGCGTACGCGCAAAAGCTGAATGAGGCAGGAAAGAAGGTTGAGGTTGCTGTATATCCAG GGGCCCCCCACTCCATCATGGCTATGGATGAA GCTATTCGGATCGGCTTTCAATTAGGAGAAGACGCTGCTCAAGCGCTATATGGGGTATTCTATCCCTCGTAA
- a CDS encoding extracellular metalloprotease — MEAVIPINHDKTQGLHKFEPGALARLPCSDRPTGKQASMFVSLIATLAVGFVLAFAQVNSTEDQFPRCGSTPSEAEVRVAELSFLAKVNTSMATQTTLNAMDDFNVVIPVHWHAITSGKSIRAGYIPMSQITESIKVLNKDFRSTGFSFKLESSEYIPNEIWYDRVGLTKDPRSPEYVYQVEMKQALRLGGASALNVYSTGFTNTTNRRLLGFATFPSEYDYNPVDDGVVIRCSTVPGGMFYPFNQGKTLTHEVGHWLGLYHTFQGGCRGKGDLVSDTPAHANGTNGCPNILPDTCPDHPGYDPVHNFMDYSDDACLNEFTPGQIRRMRDQFMTYRLEDAWAASSLKGLRVKKAQASLNSPCFRPTYSTAFATVKHFAFSKYLGPTIYSPLEIFAASRLRSPHSRVFLSFLKSTCPGSTPMKMNATSQQHIQTLLG; from the exons ATGGAGGCTGTGATACCAATAAATCACGATAAAACTCAAGGTCTGCACAAGTTCGAACCTGGTGCCCTCGCTCGCTTGCCCTGTTCCGATCGCCCAACGGGCAAGCAAGCAAGCATGTTTGTGTCTCTCATCGCAACTCTTGCTGTCGGCTTCGTGTTAGCGTTTGCTCAGGTCAACTCCACCGAAGATCAGTTTCCACGTTGCGGCTCCACTCCAAG TGAGGCAGAAGTCAGAGTCGCAGAGCTTTCATTTCTTGCCAAAGTGAACACGTCGATGGCCACCCAGACGACTCTCAACGCGATGGATGATTTCAATGTGGTTATCCCCGTTCACTGGCATGCTATTACATCCGGAAAAT CTATAAGAGCGGGATATATCCCTATGTCTCAGATCACTGAGTCTATAAAAGTGCTCAACAAGGATTTCCGCTCCACAGGCTTCTCATTCAAACTTGAGAGCAGCGAATATATTCCTAAcga AATATGGTACGATCGCGTAGGTCTCACGAAAGATCCGCGTTCGCCTGAATACGTGTATCAAGTAGAAATGAAACAAGCGTTACGCCTAGGAGGTGCATCCGCACTAAACGTATACTCTACTGGCTTTACCAACACTACGAACAGACGCCTTCTTGGCTTCGCGACTTTTCCTAGCGAATATGATTATAACCCAGTCGACGATGGAGTCGTCATTCGATGTTCAACGGTTCCAGGAGGAATGTTTTATCCCTTTAACCAAGGGAAGACTCTTACGCATGAAGTGGGACATTGGCTAGGCCTATACCATACATTCCAGGGTGGCTGTAGAGGTAAAGGGGACTTGGTCTCGGATACTCCAGCTCATGCAAACGGGACCAATGGTTGTCCGAATATCTTACCGGACACATGTCCAGACCATCCGGGTTACGATCC GGTCCATAACTTTATGGACTACAGCGACGATGCTTGTTTAAATGAA TTCACCCCAGGACAGATTAGGCGCATGCGCGACCAGTTCATGACATACCGTCTTGAGGATGCATGGGCAGCTTCCTCATTGAAAG GCCTCCGTGTCAAGAAAGCTCAAGCCTCATTGAACAGTCCATGCTTTCGACCCACATATTCGACTGCATTCGCTACTGTTAAACACTTTGCTTTTTCAAAATACCTTGGCCCCACTATCTATTCGCCCTTGGAAATCTTCGCGGCCTCGAGGCTCAGGTCGCCCCACTCCAGGGTATTCTTGTCCTTCTTGAAGTCTACCTGTCCCGGATCAACACCCATGAAGATGAACGCCACCAGCCAGCAACATATTCAAACTCTGTTGGGATAG
- a CDS encoding Zinc-binding dehydrogenase produces MADIPTVAQAWRFPVDQSAWKGHQSLQLREVKLSPPGKGEVLDILIGNGTYPASPTDSTGPDGQGLIPTSDGAGEVVALGDGVTQWKKGDRVHSLFFETWLDGPILPEHNFQALGAGTPGCLSQYRVFKAETLLPIPDHLSYEEAATLPCAALTAWNSFFERKPVTDKSTVLVLGSGGVSVFGAQLAKAAGARVIATTSSEAKAQEYRALGVDEVVNYREHPEWSAKVKELTGGKGVEQVLEVGGEGTVFQSIKSIERGGLIHVIGAVASGTSAGGGVQELGTLILITPATLSGIQVGSKAMCQRLDAFVTKHAIKPIIDRVFGWTEAIEAFDYQIGGSHFGKVVIRVE; encoded by the exons ATGGCCGATATACCCACTGTTGCCCAGGCGTGGCGCTTTCCCGTTGATCAAAGCGCCTGGAAGGGCCACCAGAGCCTGCAACTACGGGAAGTCAAACTATCGCCTCCTGGCAAAGGAGAAGTCCTG GATATTTTGATTGGAAACGGTACTTATCCTGCGTCACCAACGGATTCGACTGGGCCCGATGGACAGGGTCTCATTCCCACTAGCGATGGAGCAGGCGAGGTTGTAGCCTTGGGCGACGGAGTTACTCAATGGAAAAAGGGCGACCGAGTGCACTCGTTATTCTTCGAGACTTGGTTAGACGGACCGATTCTG CCAGAGCATAACTTCCAAGCACTTGGCGCAGGCACTCCTGGTTGTCTTTCTCAGTACCG AGTCTTCAAGGCCGAAACTCTGCTACCTATCCCCGACCACTTGTCATACGAAGAGGCGGCCACTCTTCCATGTGCAGCACTTACAGCGTGGAACTCATTCTTCGAAAGGAAGCCTGTGACCGACAAGTCGACTGTACTTGTCCTCGGAAGCGGTGGTGTGTCCGTTTTTGGTGCGCAGCTTGCCAAGGCTGCAGGCGCTCGCGTGATTGCAACAACGTCGAGTGAGGCCAAGGCCCAAGAGTATCGAGCACTAGGCGTCGATGAGGTCGTGAACTACCGAGAGCACCCTGAATGGTCGGCCAAGGTAAAAGAGCTAACCGGGGGCAAGGGAGTAGAGCAGGTGCTCGAAGTTG GTGGAGAAGGAACTGTATTCCAATCGATCAAGTCCATTGAGCGCGGAGGGTTGATTCATGTAATTGGTGCTGTTGCAAGTGGTACTTCTGCGGGCGGGGGTGTACAGGAGCTTGGCACTCTGATATTGATTACCCCAGCAACT TTGTCCGGCATTCAGGTTGGAAGTAAAGCGATGTGTCAGCGGCTTGACGCATTCGTTACTAAGCACGCAATCAAGCCGATTATCGACCGTGTGTTTGGGTGGACCGAGGCCATTGAGGCATTTGACTATCAAATAGGCGGATCTCATTTTGGCAAGGTTGTCATTCGGGTTGAATGA
- a CDS encoding LRR receptor-like serine/threonine-protein kinase yields MEGTSPSNRNLALRVFGIPELVGIICNLIQKRDNANPLRVCRQLFQGIRPYIWRSTDAVITLIEMIPTSRVEEPFDEPFCPYVASPPARSPRESLDLSRLNIYGPYIKQLKIPVLTIVDEYHDWNDFLVSVRNVSLLPNLEHLELDVSREIQRETISTESLNWMTTFMSPSLKTFQIFLDITLDVFSNVDDFSDTRISIESAINILQMPPT; encoded by the exons ATGGAGGGAACATCTCCGTCGAATAGAAACCTAGCTCTGCGAGTTTTTGGGATCCCTGAGCTTGTCGGAATTATATGTAACCTCATACAAAAACGTGACAATGCAAACCCACTACGTGTTTGCCGTCAACTCTTCCAGGGCATTCGGCCCTATATTTGGAGAAGCACAGACGCTGTTATTACACTTATTGAAATGATCCCGACTAGTAGAGTGGAGGAGCCTTTTGACGAACCATTTTGCCCTTATGTGGCGAGTCCCCCTGCCCGCAGCCCGCGTGAA TCTCTTGATTTGTCGAGGCTGAACATATATGGACCATACATCAAGCAACTGAAGATTCCAGTATTGACCATAGTGGATGAATACCATGACTGGAACGATTTCCTCGTTTCTGTCCGGAATGTCAGTTTGCTACCGAACCTGGAGCACTTGGAGTTAGATGTTTCTCGGGAAATTCAAAGGGAAACCATTAGTACTGAAAGCCTTAATTGGATGACCACCTTCATGTCGCCCTCCCTTAAGaccttccaaatctttctcGATATAACACTCGATGTCTTTTCAAATGTCGACGATTTCAGCGACACGCGCATTAGCATCGAATCCGCTATCAACATCTTGCAAATGCCCCCAACTTGA
- a CDS encoding LRR receptor-like serine/threonine-protein kinase — protein sequence MSMLFGSLHCLRTLTVTSFVLRAEVFVALSQLPCLKTLSISSKLEENSFLSLQNLHLHGIEWETLVNLCKVKSLEKALRSAQGGSPSSSSTSPSRNPLLDYLSILIERSSPVSHLLLSYSPYDNWMDEILSRRLFSRLHLTHLTTSHLLWRELGLNWFDLLHDVPALDSLRIAFSHYANAFELRELRSFATLLPRLTHLMAPVGIGSVLNLGPQDYISNLRNFGDFNLEMYYVYWNPAQNEWPPNFRFAMHIEDIARFG from the exons ATGTCGATGCTTTTCGGTAGTTTGCATTGCCTTCGTACACTGACTGTGACATCGTTTGTCCTGCGAGCCGAGGTCTTTGTTGCCCTTAGCCAGCTCCCTTGCCTGAAAACACTATCGATTT CCTCCAAATTAGAAGAAAATTCATTTCTAAGTCTTCAGAATCTCCATTTGCATGGAATAGAGTGGGAAACCCTTGTCAACTTATGCAAAGTGAAAAGCTTGGAAAAAGCACTGCGCAGCGCTCAAGGCGGGTCTCCCTCATCTTCCTCTACATCCCCCTCACGTAACCCGCTGTTGGATTATTTGAGTATCCTAATCGAACGTTCATCTCCAGTTTCTCATCTACTATTGTCCTATTCTCCATACGACAACTGGATGGACGAAATTCTATCCAGAAGGTTGTTTTCTCGTCTTCATCTTACCCATTTAACTACAAGTCACTTATTATGGAGAGAGCTAGGCTTGAACTGGTTCGATCTCTTGCATGACGTCCCTGCGCTGGACTCACTGCGAATTGCTTTTAGCCATTATGCCAACGCTTTTGAACTCAGGGAACTTCGTTCCTTTGCCACCCTGTTACCGCGTCTCACACACCTCATGGCACCAGTCGGCATCGGTTCAGTCTTAAATCTTGGTCCCCAAGATTATATCTCCAACCTGCGGAACTTTGGTGACTTTAATCTAGAGATGTATTACGTTTATTGGAACCCAGCACAGAATGAATGGCCCCCCAACTTTAGGTTTGCCATGCATATAGAGGATATTGCAAGGTTCGGATGA